In the genome of Diabrotica undecimpunctata isolate CICGRU chromosome 2, icDiaUnde3, whole genome shotgun sequence, the window AACTTTGTTTTTCTgctttcattttatttatatcctctttattttttaaaactactGCAGAAGAGCGATTAAAGCATGCTTCGATATTTCTTAGATCTTTTTTGGTTACGAGATGTAATCGTTTAGTACTATCTGGGTATACTGATTCCTTAATTTCCTGTATAATTTCGCCAAAGTCCATCCCAGAAGCAATTTTAATTGCCAGATCTTTTCTTTCTAAATGTGTAAGTTGAAGATGCTCCAAATCTAAGTCATGTCCTATGTGTGTTTCAATAAACAGAACTTTGCAGTCTCCGCTAGAGTTTTGAATTAGCTTCATACCTGCTGGGCaataagcatttatttttttggatcCTTGTCCTTTTAAGCACCTGACTCTATCGTCCTTAGGTGTATAGTTCCCAGAACGGTGACAACAATAGTAACTAATATTTGACTCATTACATTTTGCTTTTCTCATATATCTACTAGAACTCTCAATTTCTATATCAGTTTTCCATTTTTCAAATTGTTCAATATTGGAAAATGTGTATTCTTTAGAATCTACAAAAATACTATGTGCTTTCTGAAAATGTTCTAACATTAAACTCTTCTTGCATTCTGAAAAATCACACAAGGGACACTTCTTTTGCAAAaagttattttgtttttgatctaAATGAATTTTTCTGTGGGACTTTAAGTGACGAATATGGTTAAAATTTTTTCCACATTCAcatgtaaaattaaaatgtttactgTTTTTATAATACGATTCTACTAAAACCGTATCTGGATGAAATTTCTTGGCATGTTTCCTTAAATTTGAAGAAGTACTGAAAGTTTTTTGACAAACGAAACATTCTACCACTTTGCTGATGTTCATATTTCCAAAATAAAGTGATGTAACTCTATTTAAACTTAAACTACAATGCCCTTTTGTTTAACCTTTCCTTTTAAGTTACTTGTTTTTGTTGAGATACTAGACTCAGAGTCTGACGAGTATGAAAGGCGCACAGTTTCTGTCATAATAAATCAGCTGTTTAATATCAAGTAACTGACGTcatcattaaattaaaatgtaCTCTAAAAAACGACCCGGTGTTAAATTTCCCGTATATGGTAAACTGGTAATGTATAATAATACAAACCTACGTACACATCCACTAATCtgcataaaaatattattaataatattattcttCAAACAAGATTATCCTGCCAGAATTAAACTCTTAATAAACTCTACAtctttacattttctttattcattacAGCGATATTTAACTTTATATTCGATATAATGATTATAAATCTAAATATATCAAGGAACGTACCTCTTTGtgatcataaaaaaattataaacaatagaaatataaattataaacaaagaaATCACTAGTTACACCTAAAACAATTGTATTACGATATATCAATCAGCCTAAATTAtgtcaaaaaacaaaatttacggGTAATTTTCATATAACACTGCTTTAATTGTTCAAAGGTACCTACCTATAACTTTCTAGATctatgtttttgtaaaaaaattgcttaaatATATATCCTGGCAATTGTAGTCAATTGAAAAGTGAATAAATATTCAAGAATTTGATGCAGGGAAACCAATATTTCAAATTATCAACTCATTTGTTGACACCATTTTCCTCACTCTTCTATagaagttttaaaataatttcgatTTTTTCAAGCGGAGAACTGTAATTTACTATTCTCTTAGTCCTATTTTGTCATCTTATAAAATACTTTGATACTGCTTTGCTTATATGTTTGATTTTGTAGTTACAGATATTCTCCCATTATCTTTATTACGTAGTACACGGGAGTCATTTCTTGCAGAATTTGGGTATAAACAAAAATGGAATAGTGGGTATAAACTCCAAAATTAATTACCGATTAATAATATAGTGCAGTAAAAGATATTGTTTTACAAGTAACAGAAAGTAATCTCCCCTTCTACCCACTTTACATTCTTGTGctgaccaaaaaaaaaaaaaattgaacggTTCTGGGCAATTGGCATTTGTAAATAACCGTTTACCATTGATTTTATTTCATTGTAATTACTTTACTTTCACACTTTGATCTCTGGTAAGATATCATATTTTCTGTTCTACTCAACTGAACTTTtcctattttaaaatacaaattccTATATATATTTTCATATAAGAACTCTTGTTTATACTatattaagtttaaaatattACTGAATACCTGACTATCATTGTTATAGTCCATTATATCTGGTATTCATATACCAGACATCATTTTCCTCACtcttgtattcttcttcttcttgatgtgcccaTATGTGCAGTAAAAGATATTGTTTTACAAGTTACAGAAAGTAATCTCCTCTTCTACCCACTTTACACTCTTGTGCTGACCAAAAAAAAACGAACAATGGTTCTGGGCAATTGGCATTTGTAAATAACGTTTACTATTGTTATTGCCTTACTTTTACACTTTGATCTCTGGTAAAATATCGTCTTTTCTACTTTACTCAACTAAACTTTtcctattttaaaatacaaatttctgtatatattttcatATAAGAACTCTTTTTAATACTGATATTAAGTTTAAAACGTTACTGAATATGATTCTAAATGCTTTAGACATTCTGGTATTCAACTGTTTCGGCCACGTGACTATCATTGTTATAGTCCATTCTATATGGCATTCATAATATACCAAGACATCATTTTCCTCACTCTTCTGTAGAAGTCTTAAAATAATTTCGATTTTTTCAGGCGGATAATTACTATTCTCCTAGTCCTATTTTGTCATCTTATAGAATACTTTGATACTTTTTTGGTTCTGTAGTTACAGATATTTTCCCATTATCTTTATTATGTAGCTGATGGAGCAGTTAGTACATGGGAGTTATTTCTTGCAGAATTTGGGTATAAACAAAAATGGAATAGTGGGTGTAAACTCCAAAATTAATCGCATTTCGAACCCACGCAATCGGTCTAGTATACACtttcaaataaagaaaatggAATTCGACCTTgacgatttctttttttattcGTTCTCTATCTTCTTAACGTATATCTGTATATATTCTACTCCGTCTTGTTGGAAATGTCAGATGGAAGGACCTTGAAATTATGAAATTGTCAAATCCATTATGGTGTCTTGACAGTGACGTTTGTATTTACATAATTTTCTGTAAGTTTCTCATTTTAAGTGGAAAATAGTGATATAGAggaacttttaaaaacaaaattaggttcctttttattgcatttttatattattgataaCGTTTGTACGGTCGCAGTGTTGGTTCTAAATTAAATTTGCCAGGGATTGAAGATGGATGtggttgtttaattttttgtttaaattaatataaacatttaaattttcaaCTAGCCAACCCTTATGTTCGCGAAAGTGTTTAGGAACGCTTGGTGTTAACAAAACAAGGATTGTGAGTATtcaaaatccaaattaaaaaaCCTAAAGAGCTTTGTAGTTGTTACCATATCATTATTATAGAAAgtatacttttcttttcagatcCGTTTTTACGACCTAAATTCCATTGGTtacagataataaaaaaatatgaaatatttgatACTATCTCCTAAGCATCTAACTTTGAGAAGAAATTCCTCAATgcatgaataattttttttaactcttGATATACCATATTGCAAGTAATTAAGTTCTTTCACATTCATTCAGATGTAAGTTTACattcttttctaattgtttaaCAGTTGCCAATAGTTAATTGCAATGACATAAAATCTTGATtgttattaaaacattattacttatggtttatttaatttttaaaaacttaaaacattattttataaacatttttaagagattaaataattaaaataaaaatatattctttatGAAATGGCCTTCAATGTTTtactttccaaatatttttaatattgcataTTTGGGAAAAGAtataattataaatgtttattttttatttaatgttattaGTTATCCCTTTCTATATTGAAATTTAAAGAAATGGTGGTCATAGACTATATTTTTTCTTCTCCAATTTTCTTTTGGATTTATAAAGCATACCTAGTTctttttatagaaataaatatttaaaaaaataattaaattgccCTAAGTACTTGTTGCAATGATTTAGTTAAAAGTTTGACTTCATATTAATGGTACTTCAAGagctaaaataaattaatatcccacaaatttgtattatttttaatatctcTACCTAATCAGCAAAAGATTAAGCTTTTTCCATTTTTCCCTCTCTAAACAATTTCACTACAATTGTGTGTACAATTCCACAATCTCCATTATATATTTGTTCTGTCTATTATTTTATTTCAGGATATGTAGAATAAAC includes:
- the LOC140434166 gene encoding uncharacterized protein; the protein is MNISKVVECFVCQKTFSTSSNLRKHAKKFHPDTVLVESYYKNSKHFNFTCECGKNFNHIRHLKSHRKIHLDQKQNNFLQKKCPLCDFSECKKSLMLEHFQKAHSIFVDSKEYTFSNIEQFEKWKTDIEIESSSRYMRKAKCNESNISYYCCHRSGNYTPKDDRVRCLKGQGSKKINAYCPAGMKLIQNSSGDCKVLFIETHIGHDLDLEHLQLTHLERKDLAIKIASGMDFGEIIQEIKESVYPDSTKRLHLVTKKDLRNIEACFNRSSAVVLKNKEDINKMKAEKQSCLHLKETEIDAVELQNIKTNEHLEETKEQILKEFSDYLSKVNSIVELERLKFVLKSHYDSFVSIK